One genomic segment of Gopherus flavomarginatus isolate rGopFla2 chromosome 11, rGopFla2.mat.asm, whole genome shotgun sequence includes these proteins:
- the LOC127031866 gene encoding LOW QUALITY PROTEIN: olfactory receptor 6X1-like (The sequence of the model RefSeq protein was modified relative to this genomic sequence to represent the inferred CDS: inserted 2 bases in 1 codon) produces the protein MHVRNQTLVTEFILRGFPVSLELQXSLFVVVLLMYILTIIGNVLIVIIVIREPRLHTPMYFFLGNLSFLEIWYITTLVSKMLANFLTQKRSISLPCCLTQAFFHFFLGATKFFLLAAMSFDRYLAVCDPLHYGAIMSHGLCLRLALGSWLGGFLTVFLQTILVCQLPFCGPNLINHFYCDVAPLLKLACADTRFLEQIVFAVAAIVLLSSFSFTMISYVFIISAVLRIPSNSGKQRAFSTCASHLTVVSILYGTVIFMYVRPKVDSSLELNKVVSVLNTVITPLLNPFIYTLRNKEVKEALKKAVCTKTCLTKNEMERCSAGIN, from the exons ATGCACGTCAGAAACCAAACCTTAGTGACGGAGTTTATCCTCCGTGGGTTCCCTGTGTCCCTAGAGCTGCA ATCTCTCTTCGTGGTGGTTTTGCTCATGTATATACTCACCATTATCGGCAATGTTCTCATCGTTATTATTGTTATCCGTGAGCCTCGgctccacacccccatgtatttcttcctgggGAACCTCTCCTTCCTTGAGATCTGGTACATCACTACGCTGGTGTCAAAGATGCTGGCTAATTTTTTGACCCAGAAGAGGTCCATCTCTCTCCCATGCTGCTTGACCCAAGCCTTTTTCCACTTCTTCCTGGGTGCCACCAAGTTTTTCCTGCTGGCTGCCATGTCCTTTGACCGATACTTGGCTGTCTGTGACCCCTTGCATTATGGGGCTATCATGAGCCATGGGCTATGCCTCCGGTTAGCCCTGGGGTCGTGGTTGGGTGGCTTCTTGACTGTCTTCCTGCAGACCATCCTGGTTTGCCAGCTCCCTTTCTGTGGCCCAAACCTCATTAACCACTTTTACTGTGATGTGGCCCCATTGCTGAAGTTGGCTTGTGCCGACACCCGCTTCCTAGAGCAGATAGTGTTTGCAGTGGCTGCCATCGTTCTCTTGAGCTCCTTCTCCTTCACCATGATATCGTATGTTTTCATCATATCGGCTGTATTGCGGATCCCTTCCAACAGCGGGAAGCAGAGGGCATTTTCCACCTGTGCATCCCATCTCACTGTGGTCTCCATACTGTATGGGACGGTCATCTTCATGTACGTGAGGCCAAAGGTGGACTCCTCACTGGAGCTGAACAAGGTGGTTTCTGTGCTGAACACGGTCATCACTCCCCTCCTGAACCCCTTTATCTACACGCTGAGGAACAAGGAAGTCAAAGAGGCCTTGAAAAAAGCAGTGTGTACAAAAACGTGCTTGACCAAGAATGAGATGGAAAGatgctcagctggtataaattag